Within Parabacteroides pacaensis, the genomic segment TATTCCATATTCCCCGGATTACCGCTACAGGCGGCATCTACTGCTAAACTATTAAGATCGGGACTGCCTATAGAAGCTTTCTGTTTAAATGGAGTAGGAATCGTGGGAATAGTAGATTGATAATTTTCATATCCTTTTTCAAATGCTTCTACCGCCTCTTCCCACGAAGTAAATGCTTTATATTTGGCTCCGGTTTCTCCTTCCACTTGAGCTTTGCAGTCGTCCCAATTATCGTATACTCCCGGATTTTTTCCTTTCCATACTACATAATGTTTCCTTTTAGCCATATATTGGATTTATTATTCCTAAATAAGGCAACAAACTTAAACAAAATATCGTTTGTTCTGACGGCTGCTTTATAAAATTATCTATAGGGCTACTATTCAATTGATCTCAATTATAACCTTTTAAAACTTTTGGAGCATATTCAACATCTTCTTATCTAATTTATGTCCGTACCAATCTTCATAAGCTACATCTTCACGGTCGGAATCCAATAGCCCGAAGGTCCCTCGAAAATTCCAGAGAGCATATCCTATCTTATGTTCGCTAAGAATACTTAATACGTCACTAAACCAGGCTAAAAATACAGGGTGTGGAGTTTCCTTATAACATCCGCATTCTCCGCAGTGCACGCCTACTCCTTGCTTTTGGAGTTCAAACCACGGTTGATAAAATTCTTCTAGGACTTGGCGGTTATACATTCTTCCATCTATCTTGCCCGGCCAAACAACAGGAGGTGCATCATCCGGATTCTTCCATACCCAGGAAGCCCGGTAGTGGGAAATATAATGAGGAAAGTATCCCCGGCAACTTTGAGCGATGTTTAAACCTACCAGTTCCGGAACAGCATTGCTGCCTCCTCCGTTTCCATCAGCTATTACCAGTCGTTTGGGATTATATTTATGAATTCTTTCCAAGCAAGCTTGTGCAACTTGGTGATACACATTGCCGTCAACAGGATATGATTTACTGAACTGGTCGTTCATATCTTCCCTGAAATTAGGTTCATTTACCAAGTCAAAACTTAATTTTTTAGGAGAAATATGTTGAAAACGTTTAGCCCACATTTCCCAATGAGCGCAAAACGCCTCTTGTGCTTCTTTGTCTTTCCACAAATTATAAGGTTCGTGGAAACCCGCGTTAATGCAATATCCCGGAGCTCTATGTAAATTAAGGCTTACATGTAAACCCTGTTTATTTGCTTTATATACTAACTCTTCGATAGCCGATAACGCTTCTTCATTATAATTAAATATTTCATCCGGCGTGATCCGTTTATTTTTATCTCCTTCCGGATTAAACTTCAAGTAGGAGGGATAGGCAATCGGAACGCGTACAAAGTCGAATCCCCAATCGGCCATCCATTTCAGGTCTTCTTCAGTCGTGACATTTGTAGATGGTCGGGTAGGTTTTCTATAATAAGAGGGACTAAAAAAATCGAGTAAGTTGAATCCTCTCCATTGAGGAAGCTTATTTTTTATTTTATCTGTATTTGTTAGTGAAGAAGCATGAGCGAATAAGCGGTTAGACTGGATACTACATAAGGCTGCCCCGGTACCCATTGTTTTTAGAAAAGAACGCCGATTTATATTTTCCATAACTTTTAGGATATTAGATAGAATTAAACTCCTACAAAGTTAAAATACTTTTCTTATATTTGTAAGAACCTTCGTAAATAATTAAAGGATCCATTGTGTAACCTAATTAACAATTAAATAATGATTGAGTCTATTTATTTTCCTGATGTAGCCCGTTACGGGGGAAAAATGAAATACCGCCGTTGTGGGAAAAGCGGAATTTTAATGTCGGAAATATCGTTAGGATTCTGGCAAAACTTCGGAGGAGTTAATTCTTTAGCTAATAGTGCAGCCATGATGCAGTATGCTTTTGACCGGGGAATTACTTGTTTTGATTTAGCCAATAATTACGGACCTCCTTATGGATCGGCGGAAGAAACTTTCGGGCAAATTATGAAAAAGTCATTCTTTCCTTATCGGGATGAGATGTTTATTACTACAAAAGCCGGGCATGATATGTGGCCAGGTCCTTATGGAGAATGGGGATCCCGCAAGTATTTATTTAACAGTCTTCACCAAAGTCTTAAACGAATGAATCTGGAGTATGTGGATTTGTTTTATTCTCACAGGTTTGATCCGGATACTCCATTGGAAGAAACTCTTCAGGCGTTGGTAGATATGGTTCGTCAAGGGAAAGTGTTGTATGTCGGTATTTCCAAATATCCATTGGAAGCGACTCTTTTTGCTGCGCGGTATTTACGGGAAAGGGACGTCCCGTGTCTTGTATACCAGGGAAGATATAATATGTTGAATCGAGAACCGGATAAAGAAGGAATTTTAGAGAGTGTAAGTAAAGAGGGGATGGGATTTGTTTCTTTTTCACCTTTAGCACAAGGTTTACTTACTAACCGTTATTTGAATGGAACTATCCCGACGGATTCCAGAATGTCACGGGACGGTTTTTTAAAGAAAACTCAATTAACAGAAGAACTGCTAGCTAAAATCAATCGATTGAATGAAGTGGCTAGAGGTAGAGGCCAATCATTAGCTCAAATGGCTTTAGCTTGGAATTTAGCTAATAAGCGGGTTACTTCTGTCATCATAGGAACTAGTTCGGTCGGACAACTTCAAGATAACTTGAAAGCCTTAGAAAACACTCAGTTTAGTCAAGAAGAGCTAGGGGAGATAGAGAAGATTCTTAGATAATATGAGCATGAACTGAATAATAAAATGAAAAGGATACAACTAAATAAAATATAATATGAAAAAGTTATCGATTCTTGTAGTGTATGCTTTGTTGAGCATATCTGTTTTTGCACAACAAGCTTTATGGGGAGGTCAAAATATTGTATCCCCTGAAATCGGGCCGGATAATAAAGTTACGTTCCGTTTTTTTGCTCCTAAAGCTATAAAAGTGCAGTTGACCGGAGATTTCTTGGCTCCTCAAAAGATAGACACTCCTTTTGGTAAAGTAGATGCACCGGGTATGGTAGATTTGAAAGAAGGAAAATCAGGGGTATGGGAATATACCACATCCGAACCATTAGAACCCGAATTATATAGTTATTCTTTTATTGTAGACGGGTTAAAGGTAATTGACCCTAATAATGTATATCTGAATCGGGACGTAGCTACCTTAACCAACATATTTATAATAGGAGGAGGACGTGCTGATTTGTACAAAGTCAATAATGTTCCTCATGGTAGTGTAACGCGTCGTTGGTATAATAGCCCTACTTTACAAATGGATCGCCGGATTACTGTTTATACGCCTGCGGGATATGAAACAAGCGGCAAGCAATATCCGGTATTGTATTTATTACATGGTATGGGTGGAGATGAAGAAGCCTGGGTTACTTTAGGAAGAACTATTCAAATTATGGATAATTTAATTGCGGAAGGAAAAGCGAAGCCAATGATTGTGGTCATGCCTAATGGGAATGTGGCATTGGAAGCTGCTCCGGGCGAATCTTCCCTAGGCTTTTCCAAACCGTCTTTTCAATTACCGAAAACAATGGAAGGTTCTATGGAAGAAAGTTTCCCGGATATCGTAAATTTTGTAGATAGTAATTATCGAACTATAAAGAAAAAATCAGCCCGTGCTATTGCCGGACTCTCAATGGGAGGCTATCATTCGCTTCATATTTCCAAACAGTATCCGGATTTATTTGATTATGTAGGATTATTTTCTGCTGCTATTATGCCGGATGCAAAAGTAAAATCTCCTATTTATGACAATATGGACGAAAAGCTGAAAATACAATTTAATAAGAAACCGAAGCTTTACTGGATAGGGATTGGGAAAACAGATTTCTTATATAAAGCCAATAAAGATTACCGGAAAAAATTGGATGATAAGGGGTATAAATATATTTATTATGAATCGGAAGACGGGCATATCTGGCGCAATTGGAGAATTTACTTGACTGAATTTGTCCCGCAATTATTTCAATAAGGAAAGGAAAGTAGGATGAAAAAGGATAATTTAAAAAGAAGAGAGTAAGGGAGGCTATGTCATGGCGGGCAACGACCCGCCATCTCCCTGCCTAAAAGCTGCCTTTTATTTATTGGAGATCCCGCGTCAAGCGCGGGATGACAAGAGCCCTACATCTATTTCTGTCATCTTGAACTTGCTCCGGGATTTCCCTTCCCAAAAGCCGGCTTAGCCGATAGAAGATGACGAATTAAGTTCGCCATGATAAGACTGGAGAAAAGAAGATATTTTAAGATACACTTCTTTTTTATTTAGTTAGAAGCTGATTTTTCCATCTTTTATATATACTTCCCGTATTTGTGGAGTTTCCGTATGGCTGTTAGGTGCATGGTAAGAAATCATCAAACGCCCTTGTAAGTCTTTAAATAACATCGCATGTCCGCCGTCATCATCGTTTAGAGGAGAGGTTTCTTGTTCCCATGGGCCTAGTATATTCCCTGATGTGGATATTGCTTGTCCGATAGCATATTTTCCATTATCTTTTCGGAAACTCGACCAAAGCATAATGAGAGTTCCATTTTCTAACGGATAAATGAATGGAGCATCTGTCACGTATCCGGTTGTATTACCTGCACGGATGGAACCCACCCACGGAGCATCACTCGCTTTAAATAAGATATGAGGATCTCCTATCGTGTTTTTTAAATCTTTGGATAACTTCTGGATAATGACTTGTCCGTCCTCTACTTCCAACCATTCCCGGCTATAAAGTAACCAAGGTTGCTCGGTATTATCTACATAGATCGTTGCATCCAAGCAAGTCCACTCTTTAGGAGTAATAGACTTATTTACAAGAGGAGTATAAGGTCCTTCCGGTGTATTGGCCACCAGAATAGATGTGCCCCGTTTGCTGGTAGGGCTGCTGAAAGTAGCTAACAAATAATACTTATCTTGATATTTGCATACATCCGGAGCCCAGAAATCCTGTTTACCCCAGAAA encodes:
- a CDS encoding glycoside hydrolase family 43 protein; amino-acid sequence: MKTKNLIVLISLMGIGISSFSVYNPQMNEPANCIPQEEYSLKLENLRIRDPFIVVDTKHQVYYLQSNNNPHFKLYKSPDLKRWKDMGNNFTAPADFWGKQDFWAPDVCKYQDKYYLLATFSSPTSKRGTSILVANTPEGPYTPLVNKSITPKEWTCLDATIYVDNTEQPWLLYSREWLEVEDGQVIIQKLSKDLKNTIGDPHILFKASDAPWVGSIRAGNTTGYVTDAPFIYPLENGTLIMLWSSFRKDNGKYAIGQAISTSGNILGPWEQETSPLNDDDGGHAMLFKDLQGRLMISYHAPNSHTETPQIREVYIKDGKISF
- a CDS encoding esterase; the encoded protein is MKKLSILVVYALLSISVFAQQALWGGQNIVSPEIGPDNKVTFRFFAPKAIKVQLTGDFLAPQKIDTPFGKVDAPGMVDLKEGKSGVWEYTTSEPLEPELYSYSFIVDGLKVIDPNNVYLNRDVATLTNIFIIGGGRADLYKVNNVPHGSVTRRWYNSPTLQMDRRITVYTPAGYETSGKQYPVLYLLHGMGGDEEAWVTLGRTIQIMDNLIAEGKAKPMIVVMPNGNVALEAAPGESSLGFSKPSFQLPKTMEGSMEESFPDIVNFVDSNYRTIKKKSARAIAGLSMGGYHSLHISKQYPDLFDYVGLFSAAIMPDAKVKSPIYDNMDEKLKIQFNKKPKLYWIGIGKTDFLYKANKDYRKKLDDKGYKYIYYESEDGHIWRNWRIYLTEFVPQLFQ
- a CDS encoding glycoside hydrolase family 5 protein, producing the protein MENINRRSFLKTMGTGAALCSIQSNRLFAHASSLTNTDKIKNKLPQWRGFNLLDFFSPSYYRKPTRPSTNVTTEEDLKWMADWGFDFVRVPIAYPSYLKFNPEGDKNKRITPDEIFNYNEEALSAIEELVYKANKQGLHVSLNLHRAPGYCINAGFHEPYNLWKDKEAQEAFCAHWEMWAKRFQHISPKKLSFDLVNEPNFREDMNDQFSKSYPVDGNVYHQVAQACLERIHKYNPKRLVIADGNGGGSNAVPELVGLNIAQSCRGYFPHYISHYRASWVWKNPDDAPPVVWPGKIDGRMYNRQVLEEFYQPWFELQKQGVGVHCGECGCYKETPHPVFLAWFSDVLSILSEHKIGYALWNFRGTFGLLDSDREDVAYEDWYGHKLDKKMLNMLQKF
- a CDS encoding aldo/keto reductase; its protein translation is MIESIYFPDVARYGGKMKYRRCGKSGILMSEISLGFWQNFGGVNSLANSAAMMQYAFDRGITCFDLANNYGPPYGSAEETFGQIMKKSFFPYRDEMFITTKAGHDMWPGPYGEWGSRKYLFNSLHQSLKRMNLEYVDLFYSHRFDPDTPLEETLQALVDMVRQGKVLYVGISKYPLEATLFAARYLRERDVPCLVYQGRYNMLNREPDKEGILESVSKEGMGFVSFSPLAQGLLTNRYLNGTIPTDSRMSRDGFLKKTQLTEELLAKINRLNEVARGRGQSLAQMALAWNLANKRVTSVIIGTSSVGQLQDNLKALENTQFSQEELGEIEKILR